The Solibacillus daqui genome has a segment encoding these proteins:
- a CDS encoding YveK family protein → MEELIRLQEIIKIIKKRILLIITFTVISIGIAAAVSFYLLTPMYQAQTQILVNQKSNSEETYSWSQMETDLQLIKTYNVIITTPAILSKVIENLEINIMPEVLKNQISISHENESKVVNIIVEDQSPEQAVEISNTVAEVFKEEIPKLMNVDNINILTVAKLSGNPTPVKPNKMLNMAIAAVIGLMVGIGLVFLLEFLDTTIKSEKDIEEQYGLPVIGVVGFIDEKKEKKISLKSRRVRRNENV, encoded by the coding sequence TTGGAAGAACTAATCCGTTTACAAGAAATAATCAAAATAATAAAAAAACGAATATTACTAATTATTACCTTTACTGTTATTAGTATTGGCATTGCAGCAGCTGTAAGTTTTTATTTATTGACTCCAATGTATCAAGCACAAACACAAATTTTAGTAAATCAAAAAAGCAACAGCGAGGAAACGTATTCATGGTCGCAAATGGAAACAGATTTACAATTAATAAAAACCTATAATGTGATCATTACAACCCCTGCTATTTTAAGTAAAGTAATTGAGAATTTAGAGATAAACATAATGCCAGAAGTATTGAAAAATCAAATTTCTATATCTCATGAAAATGAATCAAAGGTTGTAAATATTATAGTAGAAGATCAAAGCCCAGAGCAAGCTGTGGAAATTTCGAACACGGTGGCGGAAGTATTTAAAGAGGAAATTCCAAAGCTGATGAATGTTGATAATATAAATATTTTAACTGTTGCAAAATTAAGCGGAAATCCTACCCCGGTAAAACCAAATAAAATGCTTAATATGGCTATTGCGGCAGTTATTGGTCTAATGGTAGGTATTGGGTTGGTATTTCTACTAGAATTTTTAGACACTACAATTAAGAGCGAGAAAGACATCGAAGAACAATATGGTTTACCTGTCATAGGTGTAGTTGGCTTCATTGATGAAAAAAAAGAAAAGAAAATTTCCCTTAAATCTCGTAGAGTTAGGAGGAACGAAAATGTTTAG
- a CDS encoding CpsD/CapB family tyrosine-protein kinase encodes MFSLRSRKKKKQLMLSKTARNLITVSDTKSIISEQFRTIRANITFSMPDQELKTILVTSSTPGEGKSTNAANLGVVFAQEGKRVLIIDGDLRKPTLHQTFKTFNNVGLSNVIAKKATLNEAIQETFIFRLHVLTSGPIPPNPAELLSSKSMDALILDVKRDFDIVIIDAPPLLSVSDAQILANKCDGTVLIVNTGVVEKEAVRKAHVILSNSQSIIIGVVLNNYVTPKHQHYYKEYSLSE; translated from the coding sequence ATGTTTAGCTTGAGAAGTAGAAAAAAGAAAAAACAATTAATGTTATCAAAAACAGCTCGAAATTTAATTACTGTTTCAGATACGAAATCAATTATTTCAGAGCAATTTCGTACGATTCGTGCAAACATCACATTTTCAATGCCAGATCAAGAATTAAAAACGATTTTGGTCACTTCGTCTACTCCAGGCGAAGGAAAATCCACTAATGCTGCAAATTTAGGGGTTGTATTTGCGCAAGAGGGGAAAAGGGTACTGATCATCGATGGAGATTTGCGAAAACCGACTTTGCATCAAACTTTTAAAACCTTCAATAATGTCGGGCTATCTAACGTAATTGCAAAAAAGGCTACTTTAAATGAAGCGATACAGGAGACATTTATATTTAGGCTTCATGTATTAACAAGTGGTCCTATTCCACCAAATCCTGCTGAATTACTTTCTTCAAAATCGATGGATGCGTTGATTCTTGATGTGAAGAGGGATTTTGACATCGTAATTATTGATGCACCTCCATTATTATCTGTATCGGATGCGCAAATATTGGCGAATAAATGCGATGGTACAGTATTAATCGTAAATACAGGTGTTGTCGAAAAGGAAGCTGTTCGAAAAGCGCATGTAATTTTGTCTAACTCTCAATCAATAATTATAGGTGTAGTATTAAATAATTATGTAACACCAAAACATCAGCATTATTATAAGGAATATAGTTTAAGTGAATAA
- a CDS encoding stage V sporulation protein S, with protein sequence MDSLKVSSRSNPNSVAGALVAVIREQGFAEMQAVGAGALNQAIKAVAIARGFVAPSGTDLICAPAFADITIAGEDRTALKLLVEKRSR encoded by the coding sequence GTGGATTCATTAAAAGTATCATCTCGTTCTAATCCTAATTCTGTTGCAGGAGCACTTGTGGCGGTCATAAGAGAACAGGGCTTTGCAGAAATGCAAGCGGTAGGTGCAGGCGCGCTCAACCAAGCAATTAAAGCTGTAGCCATTGCACGAGGGTTTGTGGCACCGAGTGGAACGGATTTGATTTGTGCACCAGCCTTCGCAGACATTACTATTGCAGGGGAAGATCGAACGGCGTTAAAATTACTTGTTGAAAAAAGATCACGATAA
- a CDS encoding 2-oxoacid:acceptor oxidoreductase subunit alpha, whose product MLHQLSWKVGGQQGEGIESTGEIFSMAMNRLGYFLYGYRHFSSRIKGGHTNNKITVRPTEVRSIADDLDILVAFDQETIDVNYKELTASSIILADAKFNPTNPEDCVAPLYSVPFTEIAAELGTSLMKNMVAIGATAALLNLNEEVFQSVVDEIFGRKGEEVVAKNIEAIQRGREAIAEQIGDRVGAWELEPADGKRRMFMIGNDAAALGALAAGSRFMAAYPITPASEIMEYMIKKLPLVGGAVIQTEDEIAAATMAIGANYGGVRAFTASAGPGLSLMMEAIGLSGMTEQPLVIFDTQRGGPSTGLPTKQEQSDLMAMIYGTHGEIPKVVIAPSTIEEAFYDTIQAFNIAEELQLPVIVMTDLQLALGKQTVEPFDYSKIEIRRGKIVDAVEDEESKDYFKRYENTADGVSPRVLPGLKGGIHHVTGVEHDETGKPSEATGNRRTQMDKRMRKLNYLRFDNAVYVNAPHEEADVLLVGFNSTRGALEEVQETLNNEGLKVNHAHIKLVHPFPADEMTALMDRAKKVIVVENNATGQLANIMKMNIGGHAKTKSILKYDGTPFLPRELTNLVKEEI is encoded by the coding sequence ATGTTACATCAGCTTTCATGGAAAGTCGGTGGGCAACAAGGTGAAGGGATCGAGAGTACAGGTGAAATTTTCTCAATGGCAATGAATCGTTTAGGTTATTTCCTATACGGTTACCGTCATTTCTCTTCTCGTATTAAAGGTGGCCATACGAATAATAAAATTACAGTTCGTCCAACAGAAGTACGTTCGATTGCGGACGATTTAGATATTTTAGTGGCGTTCGATCAAGAAACAATCGACGTGAACTATAAAGAATTAACGGCATCAAGTATCATTTTAGCTGATGCAAAATTTAATCCAACAAACCCAGAGGACTGTGTAGCACCTCTATATTCAGTACCATTTACAGAAATCGCAGCTGAACTAGGTACGTCATTAATGAAAAACATGGTGGCGATTGGGGCAACTGCAGCACTTTTAAACTTAAATGAAGAAGTATTCCAAAGTGTAGTAGATGAAATCTTTGGTCGTAAAGGCGAAGAGGTTGTTGCGAAAAACATCGAAGCGATTCAACGTGGGCGTGAAGCAATTGCTGAACAAATCGGTGATCGTGTAGGTGCATGGGAGTTAGAACCAGCAGACGGAAAACGTCGAATGTTCATGATTGGGAATGATGCAGCGGCATTAGGTGCACTAGCGGCAGGCTCTCGCTTCATGGCAGCTTACCCAATTACACCGGCTTCTGAAATTATGGAGTACATGATTAAAAAGCTACCATTAGTTGGTGGTGCGGTCATTCAAACAGAAGATGAAATCGCAGCAGCTACAATGGCAATTGGTGCAAACTACGGTGGTGTCCGTGCGTTTACTGCATCGGCAGGTCCTGGTCTATCACTTATGATGGAAGCAATCGGTCTTTCAGGTATGACAGAGCAACCGTTAGTTATTTTTGATACGCAGCGTGGTGGCCCATCAACAGGTTTACCAACAAAACAAGAGCAATCGGATTTAATGGCCATGATTTACGGTACACACGGTGAAATTCCGAAAGTCGTAATCGCACCTTCTACAATTGAAGAGGCATTCTACGATACAATCCAAGCATTTAACATCGCAGAGGAACTACAATTACCGGTTATCGTTATGACTGATTTACAATTAGCATTAGGTAAACAAACGGTGGAGCCATTTGATTACAGCAAAATTGAAATCCGTCGCGGTAAAATTGTCGATGCGGTTGAAGATGAAGAATCAAAAGATTACTTCAAACGTTATGAAAACACAGCAGATGGAGTGTCACCTCGTGTATTACCAGGCTTAAAAGGTGGTATTCACCACGTAACAGGTGTAGAGCATGATGAGACAGGGAAGCCATCTGAAGCAACGGGCAACCGTCGTACACAAATGGATAAACGTATGCGCAAGCTTAACTACTTACGTTTTGATAACGCCGTATATGTAAACGCGCCACACGAAGAAGCAGACGTATTATTAGTAGGCTTTAACTCAACGCGCGGTGCATTAGAAGAAGTACAAGAAACGTTAAATAATGAAGGCTTAAAAGTAAACCACGCTCACATCAAATTAGTGCATCCATTCCCAGCAGACGAAATGACTGCTTTAATGGATCGTGCTAAAAAGGTCATTGTGGTAGAAAATAATGCTACAGGTCAATTAGCGAACATTATGAAAATGAACATCGGTGGTCACGCGAAGACAAAATCGATTTTAAAATACGATGGTACACCATTCCTACCACGTGAATTAACAAACTTAGTGAAGGAGGAAATTTAA
- a CDS encoding 2-oxoacid:ferredoxin oxidoreductase subunit beta — translation MATFKDFRNSVKPNWCPGCGDFSVQAAIQRAAANVGYEPNELAVISGIGCSGRISGYINSYGFHGIHGRALPIAQGLKMANKDLKVIASGGDGDGFAIGMGHTIHAIRRNIDITYVVMDNQIYGLTKGQTSPRSAAGFITKSTPGGAIEPSLKPLEVALTSGATFVAQGFSTDIKELTAIIEAGLNHKGFSFINVFSPCVTYNKVNTYEWFKEHITKLADIEGYDNSNREQAMQTVMKHEGLVTGIIYQDTETKSYQEKIQGYSELPLTDIDISLSEVQFDKLVKEFM, via the coding sequence ATGGCAACATTTAAAGATTTCCGAAATTCAGTAAAACCGAACTGGTGCCCAGGCTGTGGTGACTTCTCTGTGCAAGCAGCGATTCAACGTGCAGCAGCAAATGTAGGTTACGAGCCAAATGAATTAGCGGTTATTTCTGGTATTGGCTGTTCAGGTCGTATTTCAGGTTACATTAACTCATACGGCTTCCACGGGATTCACGGGCGCGCATTACCAATCGCACAAGGCTTAAAAATGGCCAACAAAGATTTAAAAGTTATCGCCTCTGGTGGTGACGGTGACGGCTTTGCAATCGGTATGGGACACACAATCCATGCAATTCGCCGTAACATCGACATTACGTACGTAGTAATGGATAACCAAATTTACGGTTTAACAAAGGGACAAACATCGCCACGTTCAGCAGCTGGTTTCATTACGAAATCAACGCCAGGTGGGGCAATTGAGCCATCATTAAAACCATTAGAAGTTGCACTTACAAGCGGCGCAACATTTGTGGCACAAGGCTTCTCAACAGATATTAAAGAATTAACAGCTATAATCGAAGCAGGCTTAAATCATAAAGGCTTCTCATTCATCAACGTATTCTCACCATGTGTCACTTACAACAAAGTGAACACATATGAATGGTTCAAGGAGCATATAACGAAATTAGCGGATATCGAAGGTTATGATAACTCAAATCGTGAGCAAGCGATGCAAACTGTTATGAAACATGAAGGTTTAGTAACAGGGATTATTTATCAAGATACTGAAACAAAATCATATCAAGAAAAAATCCAAGGCTATTCGGAGTTGCCATTAACAGACATCGATATTAGCTTATCAGAAGTGCAATTCGATAAATTAGTAAAAGAATTTATGTAA
- a CDS encoding methyl-accepting chemotaxis protein, with amino-acid sequence MRFYKAVKVKDRLAVLMIICILSNIILTVFSLDYLRKMERETASMYHEKLLATQVLQEVMLQVETTNSISNETRQQLKSIAFDGKMEHYIKQVSANPSPSLLVEINTYILERAQKQLENHEQDIAFGYRLIVSISVILMALILFFGFQAIQSINKPTRELKRLFKLAQQGDLTKYATYSARDELGETTKYYNLMIADMKELLKTVRHGASEATGANQELTYNFEQITKGAVHIASNADVMTSSLHYATAQLADNTASIQQVAAGVEEISQRMHEIERVVQTTVYKASDGEILVEQNLSQMQSIEHTMEQSSNKLMQLKGQSQEISQAVHIIHEIADQTNLLALNASIEAARAGEHGKGFAVVAQEVRKLAEQSKRFTNSIATIVKDIQQGTIDASQSMEQAMKSVMTGAKYTEQSAYKFREITDEVHQIGPQIEQMAQVMGEIVSHTHEVSISAVELSNRSEENLASMQKIQQQVELQKQSTSEISDEIRSIAKNMRSLTHAVDRFQV; translated from the coding sequence GTGCGCTTTTATAAAGCAGTGAAAGTAAAAGATCGACTAGCAGTTTTAATGATTATTTGTATTTTATCGAATATCATATTAACCGTTTTTAGCTTGGATTATTTACGCAAAATGGAGCGTGAAACCGCGAGTATGTATCATGAAAAATTACTAGCGACACAGGTGTTACAGGAAGTAATGCTGCAAGTTGAAACAACAAACTCCATTTCTAATGAAACGCGGCAACAATTAAAATCCATTGCGTTTGATGGAAAGATGGAGCATTACATCAAGCAAGTATCTGCAAATCCGTCACCGAGCTTACTTGTGGAAATCAATACATATATATTAGAACGTGCGCAAAAGCAACTCGAAAACCACGAGCAGGATATTGCATTTGGCTATCGGTTAATTGTAAGCATTTCTGTTATTTTAATGGCGCTCATTTTATTTTTTGGCTTTCAAGCGATTCAATCGATTAACAAGCCGACCCGTGAGTTAAAGCGGTTATTTAAGCTTGCACAGCAGGGGGATTTAACAAAATATGCAACCTATAGTGCACGCGATGAGCTAGGGGAAACAACGAAGTACTACAACTTAATGATTGCGGATATGAAAGAGCTCCTAAAAACGGTTCGTCACGGAGCAAGTGAAGCAACAGGGGCCAATCAAGAATTAACCTATAATTTTGAGCAGATTACTAAGGGCGCGGTGCATATTGCGTCAAATGCAGATGTCATGACAAGCTCGCTACATTATGCAACGGCACAGCTTGCAGATAATACAGCATCGATTCAACAGGTGGCAGCAGGTGTTGAAGAAATTTCGCAACGAATGCATGAAATCGAGCGTGTTGTTCAAACAACCGTTTATAAAGCTTCCGATGGCGAAATTCTTGTAGAGCAAAATTTGTCACAAATGCAATCGATTGAGCATACGATGGAACAGTCTAGTAACAAGTTAATGCAATTAAAGGGGCAGTCACAAGAAATATCACAGGCGGTCCATATTATTCATGAAATTGCCGATCAAACAAATTTATTAGCATTAAATGCCTCCATTGAAGCAGCACGCGCCGGGGAGCATGGTAAAGGCTTTGCGGTTGTTGCTCAGGAAGTACGCAAACTAGCAGAACAATCGAAGCGCTTTACAAATTCCATTGCTACGATTGTCAAAGACATTCAGCAAGGCACAATTGATGCATCGCAAAGTATGGAACAGGCGATGAAAAGTGTTATGACAGGGGCAAAATATACAGAGCAGAGTGCCTATAAATTTAGAGAAATTACCGATGAAGTACATCAAATTGGGCCGCAAATCGAACAGATGGCACAGGTAATGGGCGAAATTGTGAGCCATACACACGAGGTCTCAATTAGTGCAGTGGAACTTAGCAATCGCTCCGAGGAAAATTTAGCGTCTATGCAGAAAATTCAGCAGCAAGTCGAGCTTCAAAAACAATCAACTAGTGAAATATCTGATGAAATTCGCAGCATTGCAAAAAATATGCGTTCATTGACACATGCTGTGGACAGATTCCAAGTATAA
- a CDS encoding geranylgeranyl pyrophosphate synthase has protein sequence MNNQIQLIVPEWFVLDELHIIETVVGESSTEIGLVIAGENFDSMKQCCPTVRLYMIRLIGEQYELMKELDAFQFQSVEDAKAFSEKLPQLNAIDLIMLMNNQEPMFA, from the coding sequence ATGAACAATCAAATTCAATTAATAGTTCCAGAGTGGTTTGTATTGGATGAACTACATATTATCGAAACGGTGGTCGGTGAATCGTCAACAGAAATTGGGCTTGTTATTGCAGGAGAAAATTTTGATTCAATGAAACAATGTTGTCCTACAGTTCGGTTATATATGATTCGCTTAATTGGAGAACAATATGAACTGATGAAGGAACTTGACGCTTTTCAATTCCAGTCAGTAGAAGATGCCAAAGCTTTTAGTGAAAAATTGCCACAGTTAAATGCAATTGACTTAATTATGCTTATGAATAATCAAGAGCCGATGTTTGCTTAA
- the hemW gene encoding radical SAM family heme chaperone HemW, producing the protein MARGVYIHIPFCHQICNYCDFNKVFFKNQPVDEYIEALGREMELTVQQMPEAFANVETIFLGGGTPTALSAVQIEKLLALIAKHIPLSNVKEFSSEANPDELTVEKLQALFNGGVNRLSMGVQSFDQDLLKKIGRTHSNEHVYKTIQNAKDVGFTNISIDLMYGLPGQTMEQWQHTLEKALALKLPHYSAYSLIVEPKTIFYIQYAKGKLNLPTEDLEADMYGVLIDTMVAHGVHQYEISNFAHEGFESTHNKIYWDNDEYAGFGAGAHGYLQGVRYSNVAPIKKYIELVMEGNRPLLHEHSVTKAEKLEEQMFLGLRKAVGVTHGEFEQKFGQSMASVYGETIPKLQREGLLETDAQGVRLTRKGRFVGNEVFQRFLIEDE; encoded by the coding sequence ATGGCTAGAGGTGTATATATTCACATTCCTTTTTGTCATCAAATTTGTAATTACTGTGATTTTAATAAGGTGTTTTTTAAAAACCAACCTGTTGATGAATATATTGAAGCGCTAGGCCGTGAAATGGAGTTAACAGTTCAGCAAATGCCTGAAGCGTTCGCAAATGTTGAAACGATTTTTTTAGGTGGTGGCACACCGACTGCTTTATCAGCTGTGCAAATTGAAAAATTATTAGCACTTATTGCGAAACATATTCCACTGTCAAACGTAAAAGAATTTAGTAGTGAAGCAAACCCAGATGAATTAACTGTAGAAAAATTACAGGCCCTTTTTAACGGCGGTGTAAATCGTTTAAGCATGGGCGTACAATCGTTTGATCAAGATTTACTAAAGAAAATTGGTCGTACACATTCTAACGAGCATGTGTATAAAACAATTCAAAACGCTAAGGATGTTGGCTTTACGAATATTAGTATCGATTTAATGTACGGTTTACCTGGGCAAACGATGGAGCAATGGCAACATACGTTAGAAAAGGCACTGGCACTAAAGTTACCACATTATTCGGCGTATTCATTAATCGTTGAGCCGAAAACGATTTTTTATATTCAATATGCGAAAGGAAAGCTGAACTTACCGACCGAGGATTTAGAGGCGGATATGTATGGTGTGCTTATTGACACAATGGTAGCACACGGTGTACATCAATATGAAATTAGTAATTTTGCGCATGAAGGATTTGAGTCAACGCATAATAAAATTTATTGGGATAATGATGAATACGCAGGTTTTGGAGCAGGTGCACATGGCTACTTACAAGGTGTGCGCTATTCTAATGTTGCCCCGATTAAAAAGTATATTGAACTTGTGATGGAAGGCAATCGCCCTTTATTGCATGAGCATAGTGTTACAAAAGCTGAAAAGCTTGAGGAGCAAATGTTTTTAGGTTTGCGTAAAGCAGTAGGTGTAACGCATGGAGAGTTTGAACAAAAATTTGGTCAGTCAATGGCTTCGGTATATGGAGAGACGATTCCTAAGTTACAGCGGGAAGGTTTGCTAGAAACAGACGCGCAAGGAGTACGTTTAACACGCAAAGGTCGCTTTGTTGGCAATGAAGTTTTCCAACGCTTTTTAATAGAAGATGAATGA
- the hrcA gene encoding heat-inducible transcriptional repressor HrcA: MLTNRQLQILQVIVDDFVMSAQPVGSRQLSKKDGITYSAATIRNEMADLEELGFLEKTHTSSGRVPSEKGYRYYVDHLLQPQIITSGEVEQIHSLFEKQMLEAEQLIKESANILSELTTYTTILLGPDVAKHRVKKFQIVPLTEQTAVAIIVTDNGHVENRTLTLPPGFSPVDIEKTVNILNERLVGIPLFELPIKLQTEALSVLKQHVNASESVVRSLLSISSGQSENKVYYGGKTNMLNQPEFHDLNKMRMLMDLMDKDSQVQSLFDPQDYRISNNLGIQIRIGSENNHLAMENCSVITASFLVGQEQQGAIAIIGPTRMDYRRVVTLLDVMRNSLSQAFFEQKK; this comes from the coding sequence ATGTTAACAAATCGGCAGTTACAAATATTGCAAGTGATTGTAGATGATTTTGTGATGTCTGCTCAGCCTGTTGGTTCGCGTCAATTATCTAAAAAGGATGGCATTACGTATAGTGCAGCTACGATTCGTAATGAGATGGCAGATTTAGAGGAATTAGGCTTTTTAGAAAAAACGCACACTTCTTCAGGACGAGTTCCATCAGAAAAGGGCTACCGTTATTACGTAGACCATTTATTACAGCCTCAGATTATTACATCTGGGGAAGTTGAACAAATCCACTCACTATTTGAAAAACAAATGTTAGAGGCCGAACAACTAATTAAAGAATCGGCCAATATTTTATCAGAACTAACAACCTATACAACGATTTTGCTTGGCCCAGATGTTGCTAAGCACCGTGTAAAGAAATTTCAAATTGTTCCATTAACCGAACAAACTGCGGTTGCCATTATAGTGACAGATAACGGACATGTAGAAAATCGCACATTAACATTACCACCTGGTTTTAGCCCAGTAGACATTGAAAAGACCGTGAACATTTTAAATGAACGCTTAGTAGGGATTCCGTTATTTGAATTGCCAATAAAGCTTCAAACAGAGGCATTGTCTGTCTTGAAACAGCATGTGAATGCATCGGAATCCGTTGTACGCTCATTGCTATCCATTTCATCAGGTCAATCGGAAAACAAAGTGTATTATGGTGGTAAAACGAACATGTTAAATCAGCCTGAATTCCATGATTTGAATAAAATGCGCATGTTGATGGATTTAATGGATAAAGACAGCCAAGTGCAATCTTTATTTGATCCACAAGACTATCGTATTAGTAACAATCTGGGTATTCAAATTCGCATAGGCTCAGAAAATAATCATTTGGCTATGGAAAATTGTAGCGTCATTACCGCTTCGTTTTTAGTTGGTCAAGAACAGCAAGGAGCGATAGCCATTATCGGTCCAACACGCATGGATTATCGCCGTGTAGTGACGTTACTTGACGTGATGCGCAACAGTTTATCACAGGCCTTTTTCGAACAGAAAAAATGA
- the grpE gene encoding nucleotide exchange factor GrpE encodes MTETTKTPEELQQETTTETEVVEEIVVDENELKIADLETKIAEEEAKYLRLRADYDNLSRRNRLDREASEKYRAQSLLTELLPVLDNLDRALQVEVTSEEATSLFKGVEMVYQQLLAATEKEGLELIAAEGEAFDPNFHQAVMQEQDSEKEAGTVLRELQKGYKLKDRVLRPSMVSVNE; translated from the coding sequence GTGACAGAAACTACAAAGACACCAGAAGAATTGCAACAAGAAACAACTACAGAAACAGAAGTAGTAGAAGAAATTGTTGTAGATGAAAACGAATTAAAAATTGCTGATTTAGAAACAAAAATAGCAGAAGAAGAAGCGAAATACTTACGTTTACGCGCTGACTACGATAACTTATCTCGTCGCAATCGTTTAGACCGTGAAGCATCAGAAAAATATCGCGCACAAAGTTTGTTAACAGAGCTTTTACCAGTATTAGATAACTTAGATCGCGCTTTACAAGTAGAAGTAACATCAGAAGAAGCGACTTCATTATTTAAAGGTGTAGAAATGGTCTACCAACAACTACTTGCTGCTACCGAAAAAGAAGGCTTAGAATTAATCGCAGCAGAAGGGGAAGCATTTGATCCAAACTTCCACCAAGCAGTAATGCAAGAACAAGATAGCGAAAAAGAAGCGGGTACAGTATTACGTGAGCTACAAAAAGGCTACAAGCTAAAAGACCGCGTCCTAAGACCATCAATGGTTTCGGTGAATGAATAA